From Actinomyces slackii, a single genomic window includes:
- a CDS encoding UDP-N-acetylmuramoyl-L-alanyl-D-glutamate--2,6-diaminopimelate ligase, which produces MNNQAYESAASLRPKHNPPVPLGALAQAASLVPATPQDAAALESLQATGLSVDSGDILPGEIFAALPGFNAHGARYAAQAVQAGAIAVVTDSQGAGIVAETCPGTPVLLASDPRAVVGPLAAEVYHHPSRHLVTTAVTGTNGKTTTSYFLDAILSAHLGACMMAGTIELRVGRRSVESPRTTVEAPVLQRMLALALEEGVGAASLEASSHAIVLHRLDATSIDIAGFTNLQRDHLDFHSTMEEYLQAKAQLFTPEHSSRGVVCVDDRWGAQLAAEAAIPVDRLRAYPGQTPADWWVTDATVSLEEAATTFTLHGPDGEEIAASCPLPGLVNVQNAALALVMAIRAGVPTDTAVTALAGAHNIPGRMQRISQRDGRRGLCIVDFAHTPDAMELALAAVRPITPGRLIVVFGSDGDRDQGKRPMLGEVCARLADVLVVTDENPRSEDPGLIRAAILEGVRSVRPGMENVEEITTWRGDAVERGVELCGPDDTVIVTGKGHEPFLEAAGEFIRYNDAPVMAQAVEKKWGRP; this is translated from the coding sequence ATGAACAACCAGGCCTACGAGTCGGCCGCGAGCCTGCGGCCGAAGCACAACCCCCCGGTGCCGCTCGGCGCGCTCGCGCAGGCCGCATCCCTGGTCCCCGCCACCCCCCAGGACGCCGCTGCGCTGGAATCCCTGCAGGCCACAGGCCTCTCCGTGGACTCCGGGGACATCCTCCCCGGTGAGATCTTCGCGGCGCTGCCCGGCTTCAACGCCCATGGCGCCCGCTACGCCGCCCAGGCCGTCCAGGCCGGGGCCATCGCCGTGGTCACCGACTCCCAGGGCGCCGGGATCGTCGCCGAGACCTGTCCCGGAACTCCGGTGCTGCTGGCGAGTGATCCGCGGGCCGTCGTCGGGCCCCTGGCCGCCGAGGTCTATCACCACCCCTCACGCCACCTGGTGACCACCGCGGTGACCGGGACCAATGGCAAGACCACCACCTCCTACTTCCTGGACGCCATCCTGTCGGCCCACCTGGGCGCCTGCATGATGGCCGGCACCATCGAGCTGCGCGTGGGCCGCAGGTCCGTGGAGTCCCCGCGCACCACCGTCGAGGCGCCGGTGCTCCAGCGCATGCTCGCCCTGGCCCTGGAGGAGGGAGTGGGCGCCGCCTCCCTGGAGGCCTCCAGCCACGCCATCGTCCTGCACCGCCTGGACGCGACCTCCATCGACATCGCGGGATTCACCAACCTGCAGCGCGACCACCTCGACTTCCACTCCACCATGGAGGAGTACCTGCAGGCCAAGGCCCAGCTGTTCACCCCCGAGCACTCCAGTCGCGGCGTGGTCTGCGTCGACGACCGCTGGGGGGCGCAACTGGCCGCCGAGGCCGCCATCCCGGTGGACCGCCTGCGCGCCTACCCCGGCCAGACCCCCGCGGACTGGTGGGTCACCGATGCCACCGTCTCCCTGGAGGAGGCCGCCACCACCTTCACCCTCCACGGGCCCGACGGCGAGGAGATCGCCGCCTCCTGCCCGCTGCCGGGACTGGTCAATGTGCAGAACGCGGCCCTGGCCCTGGTCATGGCCATCCGCGCGGGCGTGCCCACTGACACGGCAGTGACCGCCCTGGCGGGCGCCCACAACATCCCCGGGCGCATGCAGCGCATCAGCCAGCGCGACGGCCGGCGCGGCCTGTGCATCGTGGACTTCGCCCACACCCCCGACGCCATGGAGCTGGCCCTGGCGGCCGTGCGGCCCATCACCCCGGGCAGGCTCATCGTCGTCTTCGGCTCCGACGGCGATCGCGACCAGGGCAAGCGCCCCATGCTGGGGGAGGTCTGCGCCCGCCTGGCCGACGTCCTGGTGGTCACCGATGAGAACCCCCGCAGCGAGGATCCCGGGCTCATCCGGGCCGCCATCCTGGAGGGGGTGCGCTCAGTGCGCCCCGGGATGGAGAACGTCGAGGAGATCACCACCTGGCGCGGCGACGCCGTGGAGCGGGGTGTCGAGCTGTGCGGACCCGATGACACCGTCATCGTCACCGGCAAGGGCCATGAGCCCTTCCTTGAGGCCGCGGGGGAGTTCATCCGCTACAACGATGCTCCGGTGATGGCCCAGGCCGTGGAGAAGAAGTGGGGGAGGCCATGA
- a CDS encoding peptidoglycan D,D-transpeptidase FtsI family protein, which produces MNPSRRNVLRLGGAGLFAILAGRTAYLQAVAGPELSARAKAERTVSWVNRAPRGDITGRDGTVLASSAVSYDIGVNQVVVAQYEQEEDRVNQATGETESVVVGYGAAAAAAQLAPILELDPLELGATMVGDSSYAIIAQEVNPDTWRKIKALGIPGVEPDQRTRRTYPAGKVAGNVLGYTYEDDTRRLVGSAGLELTQNERLSGKDGEGSEEIGRTGVIIPTGEQQDTAAVPGVTVRTTLDPDLQSIAQSAVDRVVAAENALWGTVVAMEPDTGKVLILADSNSVDPADPGATSEDDRAARSVQAVFEPGSVGKVVTFATAIEEGTVTPEDVWSVPYTWTAPNGQSFRDSHEHEHQMLTTAQVLAESSNVGTVQIGQTLEDKVRYSYMERFGWGALTGIEMPGESDGLITGPETWDDRTRYTTMFGQGLATTTLQAVQSLSAIANKGVRVAPRIVDSWIDAEGEAEPQAQPEGVRVITEATAATMTEMLIGVTQEGGTAEAASIDGYLVAGKTGTTEILTEDGTVASFVGFLPARAPALAIAVIIYRPDGVYGGTVAAPVFREVALAAMQSLGIAPDPSVIAAAAAEHPEEARQR; this is translated from the coding sequence GTGAACCCCTCGCGCCGCAATGTCCTGCGCCTGGGAGGAGCCGGGCTCTTCGCCATCCTGGCGGGGCGCACCGCCTACCTCCAGGCCGTGGCCGGGCCCGAGCTGTCGGCCCGCGCCAAGGCCGAGCGCACCGTCTCCTGGGTCAACCGGGCGCCGCGCGGGGACATCACCGGCCGTGACGGCACGGTGCTGGCCTCCAGCGCCGTGAGCTATGACATCGGGGTCAACCAGGTGGTCGTGGCCCAGTACGAGCAGGAGGAGGACAGGGTCAACCAGGCCACGGGGGAGACCGAGAGCGTGGTGGTGGGCTATGGCGCCGCGGCGGCGGCGGCCCAGTTGGCCCCCATCCTGGAGCTCGACCCGCTCGAGCTGGGGGCCACGATGGTGGGCGACTCCAGCTACGCGATCATCGCCCAGGAGGTCAATCCCGACACCTGGCGGAAGATCAAGGCGCTGGGCATCCCCGGCGTCGAGCCCGATCAACGCACCCGGCGCACCTACCCGGCAGGGAAGGTCGCCGGCAATGTCCTGGGCTACACCTACGAGGATGACACCCGCCGCCTGGTCGGCTCGGCGGGCCTGGAGCTGACCCAGAACGAGCGCCTGTCGGGCAAGGACGGTGAGGGCAGCGAGGAGATCGGGCGAACCGGGGTCATCATTCCCACCGGCGAGCAGCAGGACACCGCGGCCGTGCCCGGAGTCACCGTGCGCACCACCCTGGATCCCGATCTGCAGTCCATCGCCCAGAGCGCCGTGGATCGGGTGGTGGCCGCCGAGAACGCCCTGTGGGGGACGGTGGTGGCCATGGAGCCGGATACCGGCAAGGTCCTCATCCTGGCCGACTCCAACTCGGTGGATCCCGCCGACCCGGGCGCCACCTCGGAGGATGACCGGGCCGCTCGCAGCGTCCAGGCCGTCTTCGAGCCCGGCAGCGTGGGCAAGGTGGTCACCTTCGCCACCGCCATCGAGGAGGGCACGGTCACTCCCGAGGACGTGTGGTCGGTGCCCTACACCTGGACCGCGCCCAATGGGCAGAGCTTCCGCGACTCCCACGAGCATGAGCACCAGATGCTGACCACGGCCCAGGTGCTGGCCGAGTCCTCCAATGTGGGGACCGTCCAGATCGGTCAGACCCTCGAGGACAAGGTGCGCTACTCCTATATGGAGCGCTTCGGCTGGGGCGCCCTGACCGGGATCGAGATGCCTGGGGAGTCGGATGGGCTGATCACCGGCCCCGAGACCTGGGATGACCGGACCCGCTACACCACCATGTTCGGCCAGGGCCTGGCCACCACCACCCTGCAGGCGGTCCAGTCGCTGTCCGCCATCGCCAACAAGGGCGTGCGCGTGGCCCCTCGCATCGTGGATTCCTGGATCGACGCCGAGGGGGAGGCCGAGCCCCAGGCGCAGCCCGAGGGGGTGCGCGTCATCACAGAGGCGACGGCCGCCACCATGACCGAGATGCTCATCGGGGTCACCCAGGAGGGCGGAACCGCTGAGGCCGCCTCCATCGACGGCTACCTCGTGGCCGGTAAGACCGGGACCACCGAGATCCTCACCGAGGATGGGACCGTGGCCTCATTCGTCGGCTTCCTGCCGGCGCGCGCACCGGCCCTGGCAATAGCCGTTATCATCTACCGACCCGATGGGGTCTATGGCGGCACCGTGGCTGCTCCCGTCTTCAGGGAGGTCGCTCTGGCCGCCATGCAGTCCCTCGGCATCGCCCCCGACCCCTCGGTCATCGCCGCCGCCGCGGCTGAGCATCCCGAGGAGGCTCGGCAGCGATAG
- the rsmH gene encoding 16S rRNA (cytosine(1402)-N(4))-methyltransferase RsmH, producing MSGADRAWATVDDAGQAHDAAGSRAPAAELHTPVLLDECLDLLAPPILRAGAGAVMIDATLGMGGHSEGALERFEGLTVIGIDRDPQAIALAGQRLARFGERFRAVHTTYDRIGEVAASEAGGGVEAILMDLGVSSLQLDDAERGFSYARPAPLDMRMDQSGGTTAQDILDQSSAAELAAILRDYGEERFAQRIAASVVRRRQEGRPVRSTDELAELVRAAIPAGARRTGGHPAKRTFQALRIAVNAELDVLAAAVPSALNALAVGGRLVVESYQSLEDRIIKRALAHGATSRAPQGLPIIPESDQPYLELLTHGAARADDAELASNPRAASVRLRAAARTRDAVQAPAPPPAPPGPRAPGGRSTQSTRAARHMRNRPSSTRGGTRR from the coding sequence ATGAGCGGCGCCGATCGCGCATGGGCCACTGTCGACGACGCCGGCCAGGCCCACGACGCCGCCGGCAGCCGGGCGCCGGCCGCCGAGCTGCACACGCCCGTCCTGCTCGATGAGTGCCTCGACCTCCTGGCGCCCCCGATCCTGCGGGCCGGGGCGGGGGCCGTCATGATCGATGCCACGCTGGGCATGGGCGGGCACAGCGAGGGCGCCCTGGAGCGCTTCGAGGGCCTGACGGTCATCGGCATCGACCGCGACCCCCAGGCCATCGCCCTGGCCGGCCAGCGCCTGGCCCGATTCGGTGAGCGCTTCCGCGCCGTGCACACCACCTATGACCGCATCGGCGAGGTGGCCGCCTCCGAGGCAGGCGGGGGAGTCGAGGCCATCCTCATGGACCTGGGGGTCTCCTCCCTCCAGCTCGACGACGCCGAGCGGGGCTTCTCCTACGCCCGCCCAGCCCCTCTGGATATGAGGATGGACCAGTCGGGCGGCACCACCGCCCAGGACATCCTCGACCAGTCCAGCGCCGCGGAGCTGGCGGCCATCCTGCGCGATTACGGCGAGGAGCGATTCGCCCAGCGCATCGCCGCCTCCGTGGTGCGCCGTCGCCAGGAGGGCAGGCCCGTGCGCTCCACCGATGAGCTGGCCGAGCTCGTGCGCGCCGCGATCCCGGCGGGCGCCCGCCGCACCGGGGGGCATCCGGCCAAGCGGACCTTCCAGGCCCTGCGCATCGCGGTCAACGCCGAGCTCGACGTCCTGGCCGCCGCCGTGCCCAGCGCCCTCAACGCCCTGGCGGTGGGCGGGCGACTGGTCGTGGAGTCCTACCAGTCCCTGGAGGACCGGATCATCAAGCGGGCCCTGGCCCATGGCGCCACCTCGCGCGCCCCGCAGGGCCTTCCGATCATCCCCGAGTCGGACCAGCCCTACCTGGAGCTCCTCACCCACGGGGCCGCACGGGCCGACGACGCCGAGCTCGCCTCCAATCCGAGGGCCGCCAGCGTCCGGCTGCGGGCCGCGGCGCGCACCCGGGACGCCGTCCAGGCGCCGGCGCCCCCGCCCGCACCGCCGGGGCCGCGGGCCCCGGGCGGCCGATCCACTCAGAGCACCCGAGCCGCCAGGCACATGAGGAACCGACCCAGCAGCACACGAGGAGGGACACGCCGATGA
- the mraZ gene encoding division/cell wall cluster transcriptional repressor MraZ, with protein MFLGTHAPKLDDKGRLILPAKFREELAGGIVLTRGQEHCLYAFTTAEFERMYAQLREAPLAQKQARDYVRVMLSGADSQIPDKQGRITLPASLRSYAGLTRDLAVIGAGARVEIWDATAWSEYLAAQEQVFADTAEEIIPGFF; from the coding sequence ATGTTCCTGGGCACCCACGCCCCGAAGCTCGATGACAAGGGCCGCCTCATCCTTCCTGCCAAGTTCCGCGAGGAGCTGGCAGGGGGCATCGTCCTGACCCGAGGCCAGGAGCACTGCCTCTACGCCTTCACCACCGCCGAGTTCGAGCGCATGTACGCCCAGCTGCGCGAGGCGCCCCTCGCGCAGAAGCAGGCGCGCGACTACGTGCGCGTCATGCTGTCGGGAGCCGACTCCCAGATCCCCGACAAGCAGGGCCGCATCACGCTGCCGGCGTCGCTGAGGTCCTATGCGGGCCTGACACGGGACCTGGCCGTCATCGGCGCGGGCGCCCGGGTGGAGATCTGGGACGCCACCGCATGGAGCGAGTACCTGGCCGCTCAGGAGCAGGTCTTCGCCGATACCGCCGAGGAGATCATCCCCGGCTTCTTCTGA
- a CDS encoding DUF3040 domain-containing protein, with product MALSEREQQVLRDLESQLHEEDPALAETLEREERRLTRPSPRHIGAGVALVLVGIALLISGVAVGHGVGSILLGVAGFAVAVWGVSLALTRTAVGVTATPQERRPKSPGRSSFMERQSERWDRRRDAQD from the coding sequence ATGGCACTGTCAGAGCGAGAGCAGCAGGTCCTGCGGGACCTGGAGTCGCAGCTCCATGAGGAGGATCCTGCCCTTGCCGAGACCCTCGAGCGCGAGGAGCGCCGCCTGACCCGACCCTCGCCGCGCCATATCGGCGCCGGCGTCGCCCTGGTCCTGGTGGGCATCGCCCTGCTGATCTCGGGGGTCGCCGTGGGACATGGCGTGGGCTCCATCCTGCTGGGGGTCGCCGGATTCGCCGTCGCGGTCTGGGGCGTGTCCCTGGCCCTGACCCGCACCGCTGTCGGGGTGACGGCCACGCCCCAGGAGCGCAGGCCCAAGAGCCCGGGCCGCTCCTCCTTCATGGAGCGCCAGTCCGAGCGCTGGGACCGGCGCCGCGACGCCCAGGACTGA
- a CDS encoding DNA polymerase IV: MSRAPRSAQARRSWGQDDSATPILHVDMDAFFASVELRERPELVGRPVIVGGRDGRGVVSAASYEARACGVASAMSMAEAARRCPQAVVLPVRHGLYSQVSQQIMTILGEVTPVMEKVSVDEAFLDVRGSRRRMGSPVRIASWIREQVRDRTGVTASVGVASTKFVAKLASSHAKPDGLLLIPAQSTRDFLDLLPVEALWGVGARSAERLARWGITDVRALAATDVRRLERILGPAAGRHLHDLAHGIDPRPVSPGREEKSVGTESTFYSTLTDREHARRILLDQTHQCAARLRTGGMRCRVVVLKVRGADFTTVTRSRTMSVPTDLARDIWQAVEALWQALPTPSGGIRLLGVRLEGLARADDGVQLLLDEDPRRGAPERAADAVRQRWGRGAVTPASLLGHSRRDR, translated from the coding sequence ATGAGCAGGGCACCGCGCTCGGCCCAGGCGCGACGCTCCTGGGGGCAGGACGACTCGGCCACCCCCATCCTGCACGTGGACATGGACGCCTTCTTCGCCTCCGTTGAGCTCAGGGAGCGGCCCGAGCTGGTCGGCCGTCCGGTGATCGTCGGGGGTCGCGACGGGCGCGGCGTGGTCTCGGCGGCCTCCTATGAGGCGCGAGCCTGCGGCGTGGCCTCGGCCATGTCGATGGCGGAGGCCGCCCGGCGCTGCCCCCAGGCCGTGGTCCTGCCCGTGCGCCACGGCCTGTACAGCCAGGTCTCCCAGCAGATCATGACCATCCTGGGGGAGGTCACCCCTGTGATGGAGAAGGTCAGCGTCGACGAGGCCTTCCTGGATGTGCGCGGCTCCAGGCGGCGGATGGGCAGTCCCGTCCGGATCGCCTCATGGATTCGCGAGCAGGTGCGCGACCGGACGGGCGTGACCGCCTCCGTGGGGGTGGCCTCCACCAAGTTCGTGGCCAAGCTCGCCTCGTCCCACGCCAAGCCCGATGGCCTCCTCCTCATCCCCGCCCAGTCCACCCGCGACTTCCTCGACCTGCTGCCCGTGGAGGCCCTGTGGGGCGTGGGCGCCCGCAGCGCCGAGCGCCTGGCGCGCTGGGGCATCACCGATGTGCGCGCCCTGGCCGCCACCGACGTGCGGCGCCTGGAGAGGATCCTGGGGCCCGCCGCCGGCCGCCACCTGCACGACCTGGCCCACGGCATCGACCCCCGGCCCGTCAGCCCGGGGCGCGAGGAGAAGTCCGTGGGCACTGAGTCCACCTTCTACTCCACGCTGACCGATCGCGAGCACGCCCGCAGGATCCTGCTGGACCAGACGCACCAGTGCGCGGCCCGCCTGCGCACCGGGGGCATGCGCTGCCGCGTCGTGGTCCTCAAGGTCCGAGGCGCCGACTTCACCACGGTCACGCGATCGCGCACGATGTCAGTCCCCACCGACCTGGCTCGGGACATCTGGCAGGCCGTGGAGGCGCTGTGGCAGGCCCTGCCCACGCCCAGTGGGGGGATCCGGCTCCTGGGGGTCCGCCTCGAGGGCCTGGCCCGGGCCGACGACGGCGTCCAGCTCCTCCTGGACGAGGATCCGCGGCGCGGGGCCCCCGAGCGCGCCGCCGACGCCGTGCGCCAGCGCTGGGGGCGCGGCGCTGTCACGCCCGCCAGCCTCCTGGGGCACAGCCGGCGCGACCGATGA
- a CDS encoding spermidine synthase → MTPRRSTGSRRRSQTPGLGHLPTGPVETSFARAELVRHDTGVLLMLDGTESSFVDLVDPAHLDFEYHQHMDAVLGALIGHHSPVRALHLGGAGCSLARAWDATRSGSTQVAVEIDEALASLVRQWFDLPRSPRLRIRVGDARQVVTGMREDQWDVVVRDVFAQGRVPESCRSQGFLADCMRVLAPGGLMLANSSSAPRARAGAELRALASLAGGLVVVADPAVARGARPGNLVLVARAEPFSAAELEEMERAVRRLPLPVRLWDPQDPALPRP, encoded by the coding sequence GTGACACCCAGGCGCAGCACGGGCTCCCGACGACGCTCCCAGACCCCCGGCCTGGGCCACCTTCCGACCGGGCCCGTTGAGACCTCCTTCGCCCGGGCCGAGCTGGTGCGCCACGACACGGGGGTCCTCCTCATGCTGGACGGCACGGAGTCCTCCTTCGTGGACCTGGTCGATCCGGCTCACCTGGACTTCGAGTACCACCAGCACATGGATGCGGTGCTCGGCGCGTTGATCGGCCATCACTCGCCGGTCAGGGCGCTTCATCTGGGCGGCGCCGGCTGCAGCCTGGCGCGCGCCTGGGACGCCACCCGGAGCGGATCGACCCAGGTGGCCGTGGAGATCGACGAGGCCCTGGCCTCCCTGGTGCGCCAGTGGTTCGACCTTCCCCGCTCCCCGCGCCTGCGCATCCGGGTGGGAGATGCCCGCCAGGTGGTGACCGGCATGCGGGAGGACCAGTGGGATGTGGTGGTGCGCGATGTCTTCGCTCAGGGGCGGGTGCCCGAGTCGTGTCGCAGTCAGGGCTTCCTGGCCGACTGCATGCGGGTGCTGGCGCCGGGCGGGCTCATGCTGGCCAACTCCTCCTCGGCGCCGCGAGCCCGGGCCGGGGCCGAGCTGAGGGCCCTGGCGAGCCTGGCAGGCGGCCTGGTCGTGGTGGCCGATCCGGCGGTCGCCCGCGGAGCCAGGCCCGGCAACCTCGTGCTCGTGGCCCGGGCCGAGCCCTTCAGCGCCGCAGAGCTGGAGGAGATGGAGCGAGCCGTGCGGCGCCTGCCCCTTCCAGTCCGCCTGTGGGATCCCCAGGACCCGGCACTGCCGCGTCCCTGA
- a CDS encoding PAC2 family protein, which yields MSPLFTVQRPAGQPVSPRVLIHHFDGAMDAGNAGALAVEQLLMTLPNERLATFAIDSLIDYRARRPVMTYIHNTYASVEMPELVLDLLQDDNGEDLLLLHGAEPDFRWDEFVGAVAHLAVSMGVGQAIGMSGIPMAVPHTRPTYIHMHGSSPELLPAQPEIFGRVELPGSMTGYLELRLGELGLDSRGVAAAIPHYVARDDFPQGASALLAAVAQSTGLALPVGDLEAAASINRAEIDAEAAQQPEVTAVVAALEAQYDALAPRISTEDQQAVAPPADLPSADEIGARLEAFLESKDSGDLGTRGWGGARGL from the coding sequence GTGAGTCCACTGTTCACAGTGCAGCGCCCGGCAGGGCAGCCTGTCTCCCCGCGCGTTCTCATCCACCACTTCGACGGCGCCATGGACGCCGGCAATGCCGGAGCGCTGGCCGTCGAGCAGCTGCTCATGACCCTGCCCAACGAGCGCCTGGCGACCTTCGCCATCGACTCCCTGATCGACTACCGGGCGCGCCGGCCCGTCATGACCTACATCCACAACACCTACGCCTCGGTGGAGATGCCCGAGCTCGTCCTCGACCTCCTCCAGGATGACAACGGCGAGGACCTCCTGCTGCTCCACGGCGCCGAGCCGGACTTCCGCTGGGATGAGTTCGTGGGCGCCGTGGCCCATCTGGCCGTCTCGATGGGCGTGGGCCAGGCCATCGGCATGTCCGGCATCCCCATGGCGGTTCCCCACACGCGCCCCACCTACATCCACATGCACGGCAGCAGCCCCGAGCTGCTGCCCGCCCAGCCGGAGATCTTCGGACGGGTCGAGCTGCCCGGGTCCATGACCGGCTACCTGGAGCTGCGCCTGGGTGAGCTGGGACTGGACTCGCGCGGCGTGGCCGCGGCCATCCCCCACTACGTGGCTCGCGATGACTTCCCCCAGGGGGCCTCCGCCCTCCTGGCCGCCGTGGCCCAGTCCACCGGGCTGGCCCTGCCGGTGGGGGACCTGGAGGCGGCCGCCAGCATCAACCGCGCCGAGATCGACGCCGAGGCCGCCCAGCAGCCCGAGGTCACCGCCGTGGTGGCAGCCCTGGAGGCCCAGTACGACGCCCTGGCCCCGCGCATCTCCACCGAGGACCAGCAGGCTGTCGCACCACCTGCGGACCTGCCCAGCGCCGATGAGATCGGTGCCCGCCTGGAGGCCTTCCTGGAGTCCAAGGACTCAGGTGACCTGGGCACCCGGGGCTGGGGAGGCGCTCGCGGCCTGTGA